The DNA region TGGGCAAATAAGCAAACTTCTAGATATAAGCGTACAAGCTATTAGACTCTATCAAAAACTAGAACTTATAATTCCTGCCTATATAGACCCTCAAACCAATTACAGATACTATGACGATGATGCTATAAACGACCTTTGGAGCCTCTCCATACTGAAATCTGCCGGTTTTTCTCTAAAAGAAATAAAACAATTAGAAAATTTGAATATACAAGAAATCAAAAACATTTACAAAAATAAATCCATAGAATTAAAATCAAATATAGAAAAGCAAATTGCTACACTAAAATATATGGAAAGACAGATAAATGCTATAGATACACTTCATAATTGTAGCAATGAATTTTTTATAAAAACTATAGACGCACGATATGGATACAGCATATCTGCTAGCAATATCCACTCAACATTTGAGCACTTTAAGATATTAAATGAGCTCAAAAAAAATTCTGACTTGCATATAGACATAGCCTATCAACCCGCTCGTTACATGAGCATAGATAAATCAAAATCTATACACCTTAAAAATTTCTTTGCAATAAATTTAGATCAA from Tissierellales bacterium includes:
- a CDS encoding MerR family transcriptional regulator, which codes for MKDNLYSIGQISKLLDISVQAIRLYQKLELIIPAYIDPQTNYRYYDDDAINDLWSLSILKSAGFSLKEIKQLENLNIQEIKNIYKNKSIELKSNIEKQIATLKYMERQINAIDTLHNCSNEFFIKTIDARYGYSISASNIHSTFEHFKILNELKKNSDLHIDIAYQPARYMSIDKSKSIHLKNFFAINLDQSENFINKPNVSRIEAGTFLCANFYGSKNTAELYFDMINYIESKKFTLRGDAIELLLLEDDISKCEKNLLREIQIAIVKN